A DNA window from Trichosurus vulpecula isolate mTriVul1 chromosome 2, mTriVul1.pri, whole genome shotgun sequence contains the following coding sequences:
- the LOC118835624 gene encoding olfactory receptor 13H1-like, translating into MDGRNETDVTYFILVGLSEYPRAQAIFFCLLLMFYLIILLGNSLILFLIHFDSRLHTPMYFFLSNLSFLDMCYTSSSVPQVLINCLVKIPSISLGKCLAQMCAGLYFGVVECLLLAVMAYDRCIAIGDPLRYPVRMSPQLCVKLAVVSWVIAFLLTVVPTLTMPLEFCGHHMINHFSCELLAILKRACNDLKLYKWLMMATSSLTLLTPFAFILASYGRILVAVLKMHSAEGRKKAFSTCSSHITVVVIFYGTAISVYMIPQDKANQDQDKIISMLYGIFPPMLNPLIYSLRNKDVKIALRKLVGEKNVS; encoded by the coding sequence atggatggaagaaatgaaacagatGTGACCTATTTTATTCTAGTTGGACTCTCAGAGTATCCCAGAGCCCAAGCCATCTTCTTCTGCTTGCTCTTGATGTTCTATCTTATCATATTACTTGGGAAcagcctcattctcttcttgATCCACTTTGATTCCCGGCTCCACACTCCCATGTATTTCTTCCTCAGTAACCTGTCCTTCCTGGACATGTGTTACACTTCATCTAGTGTGCCTCAGGTTCTTATCAACTGCTTGGTCAagattccttccatttccctgggcaagtgcctggcacagatgTGTGCTGGCCTTTACTTTGGGGTTGTAGAATGCCTCCTACTAGCTGTCATGGCCTATGATCGTTGCATTGCCATTGGAGATCCACTGCGCTATCCAGTTAGGATGAGTCCCCAGCTCTGTGTCAAGCTAGCAGTGGTGTCCTGGGTGATAGCCTTTCTTCTGACTGTGGTTCCAACCCTTACAATGCCACTGGAGTTCTGTGGCCATCACATGATCAATCACTTTTCTTGTGAACTCTTAGCCATCCTCAAGCGAGCTTGCAATGATCTGAAGTTATATAAGTGGTTGATGATGGCTACCAGTTCCTTGACTCTCCTGACACCCTTTGCCTTCATCCTTGCCTCCTACGGACGCATCCTTGTGGCTGTACTGAAGATGCACTCAGCAGAGGGTCGAAAGAAGGCTTTCTCCACCTGCAGCTCCCATATAACTGTGGTAGTTATCTTCTATGGTACAGCTATCTCTGTGTACATGATTCCTCAGGACAAGGCCAATCAGGATCAGGACAAGATCATCTCTATGTTGTATGGTATCTTTCCACCCATGCTCAACCCCCTCATCTACAGCCTTCGGAATAAAGATGTGAAGATAGCATTAAGGAAGCTAGTAGGGGAGAAGAATGTCTCCTAA
- the LOC118836393 gene encoding olfactory receptor 10A7-like: protein MDPMDPIVNFARSNQSSVEEFVLLGFSHVPRLKPILFVLFLGMFLITMLGNGLIVLSTVVDAALHTPMYFFLRNLALVEICFSLDIVPRMLESLVAGRGISLVGCALQLFLILSCVTSECFLLTVMAYDRYVAICHPLHYGVLMNQRICLLLAVACWVTGIPVSLLFTIWLFQFPFCGPRGVRHFLCDVAPLLRLVCADTSVFETYILVATVLVMMVPFSLITVSYGHVLAAVVQMPSATGRHKALSTCAAHLIVVALFYGTACVIHLQPKSSYSPESKQVVSLSYTLVTPMLNPIIYSLRNKEVKAALWRVLSRKKGVPRCLEP, encoded by the coding sequence ATGGACCCTATGGACCCTATTGTGAACTTTGCTAGAAGCAATCAATCTTCAGTTGAGGAGTTTGTCCTCTTGGGTTTTTCCCATGTTCCCAGGCTGAAGCCAATTCTCTTTGTGCTGTTTCTGGGGATGTTTCTAATCACGATGCTGGGAAATGGCCTCATTGTACTCTCGACTGTGGTTGACGCTGCCCTCCACACacctatgtatttttttctccggAACCTGGCCCTGGTGGAGATCTGCTTCTCTTTGGACATTGTACCCAGGATGCTGGAAAGCCTGGTGGCTGGAAGGGGCATCTCCCTGGTGGGCTGTGCCCTCCAGCTCTTTCTCATTCTGTCCTGTGTTACATCAGAGTGTTTCCTCCTGACAGTGATGGCCTATGACCGCTATGTGGCCATCTGCCACCCCCTGCACTATGGGGTCCTCATGAACCAGAGGATCTGCCTCCTTCTGGCAGTGGCATGCTGGGTGACAGGCATCCCTGTTTCCCTGCTGTTCACCATTTGGCTCTTCCAGTTCCCATTTTGTGGACCCCGAGGTGTTCGCCACTTCCTCTGTGATGTGGCGCCACTCCTGAGGCTGGTGTGTGCTGACACGTCTGTCTTTGAAACCTACATTCTTGTGGCTACAGTGCTTGTCATGATGGTGCCTTTCTCCCTCATCACTGTGTCCTATGGCCATGTCCTGGCAGCAGTTGTTCAGATGCCCTCAGCCACTGGTCGCCATAAAGCCCTTTCTACCTGTGCTGCTCACCTTATTGTTGTGGCTTTATTCTATGGCACAGCTTGTGTCATCCACCTCCAGCCCAAGTCCAGCTACTCTCCTGAAAGCAAGCAAGTTGTGTCCTTGTCCTATACTCTGGTCACTCCCATGCTCAACCCCATCATCTACAGCTTGAGGAACAAAGAGGTGAAAGCTGCCCTGTGGAGGGTGTTGAGTAGGAAAAAGGGGGTGCCCAGATGTCTTGAACCCTAA